The following coding sequences are from one Verrucosispora sp. WMMD573 window:
- a CDS encoding DMT family transporter, with amino-acid sequence MSAGRRFGAVALATLAGVAVATQSRINGELGVRLGDGVTAAVISFGSGLLLLLVLVPATGAGRRGLTTLRTALGRGTLRPWQCLGGACGAFLVFTQGATVGTLGVAVFTVAVVAGQSASSLLVDRAGIGPSGRQAVTGARLAGAALTVVAVLLAVSDRFREPATLGLAVLPLLAGVAVAWQQAVNGWVRVVTGSTLTATLVNFAAGTAVLLVAFVVSLALRGLPPGGLPADPWLYLGGPIGVTFIAVAAAVVRLTGVLLLGLATVAGQVVGAVLLDVLMPSAASHPDPTTLLGAVLTLVAVAVAALGGRVRAWSSATRSGTARRGRTGDDGR; translated from the coding sequence GTGTCGGCGGGTCGCCGATTCGGCGCGGTGGCGCTGGCCACCCTGGCCGGGGTCGCGGTGGCGACGCAGTCGCGGATCAACGGCGAGCTGGGCGTACGCCTCGGCGACGGGGTCACCGCCGCGGTCATCTCGTTCGGTTCGGGACTGCTGCTGCTGTTGGTTCTGGTCCCGGCCACGGGTGCCGGGCGACGCGGGTTGACGACGCTGCGTACCGCGCTCGGCCGGGGCACGCTTCGGCCCTGGCAGTGCCTGGGTGGTGCCTGTGGGGCATTCCTGGTGTTCACCCAGGGCGCCACCGTCGGCACCCTGGGGGTCGCGGTGTTCACCGTGGCCGTGGTGGCTGGCCAGTCCGCGAGCAGCCTGCTGGTCGACCGGGCGGGAATCGGCCCGAGTGGCCGGCAGGCGGTGACCGGTGCCCGGCTGGCCGGTGCGGCGCTGACCGTGGTCGCGGTGCTGCTGGCGGTCAGCGACCGGTTCCGCGAGCCGGCGACTCTCGGGCTGGCCGTGCTGCCGCTGCTGGCCGGGGTGGCGGTGGCCTGGCAGCAGGCGGTGAACGGGTGGGTTCGGGTGGTCACCGGGAGCACGCTGACCGCCACGCTCGTCAACTTCGCCGCCGGTACGGCGGTGCTGCTTGTCGCGTTCGTCGTCAGCCTCGCGCTGCGGGGTCTGCCTCCGGGCGGGCTGCCCGCCGATCCCTGGCTCTACCTCGGTGGGCCGATCGGTGTCACGTTCATCGCGGTGGCCGCTGCGGTGGTCCGCCTCACCGGTGTGCTGCTGCTCGGCCTGGCCACCGTCGCCGGTCAGGTGGTCGGTGCGGTGCTGCTGGACGTGCTGATGCCCTCCGCCGCCTCGCATCCTGACCCGACCACCCTGCTCGGCGCCGTGCTGACCCTGGTCGCCGTGGCGGTCGCCGCGCTCGGCGGTCGGGTCAGGGCATGGTCATCGGCGACTCGGAGCGGTACGGCCCGTCGAGGTCGGACCGGCGACGACGGAAGATGA
- the glpX gene encoding class II fructose-bisphosphatase — translation MTTIRTRIPQNLDRNLALDLVRVTEAAAMAAGRWVGRGDKEGGDGAAVDAMRKLINSIPMKGIVVIGEGEKDNAPMLFNGEEVGDGDGPEVDVAVDPIDGTTLMSKGMPNALAVLAVAERGAMFDPSAVFYMEKLAVGPAYADVVDIEAGTVENLRRIAKTKGTSVSEVTVCVLDRSRHDGLVDEIRRAGAGIRFISDGDIAGAIAAARGESDVDVLMGIGGTPEGITAACALKCMGGMMQAKLWPKDDAEREKAVAAGHDLDRVLTTDDLVTGDNCFFVATGITSGDLLRGVRYRAGGAYTQSIVMRSKSGTIRVIDSYHRLEKLALYSAVDFDGRPLDEQA, via the coding sequence ATGACCACCATCAGGACGCGAATTCCACAGAATCTCGACCGCAACCTCGCCCTCGATCTGGTCAGGGTCACCGAGGCGGCGGCGATGGCCGCCGGCCGGTGGGTCGGCCGGGGCGACAAGGAGGGCGGCGACGGCGCCGCCGTCGACGCGATGCGTAAGTTGATCAACTCGATCCCGATGAAGGGCATCGTGGTGATCGGCGAAGGCGAGAAGGACAACGCCCCGATGTTGTTCAACGGCGAGGAGGTCGGCGACGGCGACGGTCCCGAGGTGGACGTCGCGGTGGACCCGATCGACGGCACCACCCTGATGAGCAAGGGGATGCCGAACGCGCTGGCGGTGCTGGCGGTGGCCGAACGGGGCGCGATGTTCGACCCGAGTGCGGTCTTCTACATGGAGAAGCTCGCCGTCGGCCCCGCCTACGCCGACGTGGTGGACATCGAGGCCGGCACGGTCGAGAACCTGCGCCGCATCGCGAAGACCAAGGGCACCAGCGTCTCCGAGGTCACGGTCTGTGTGCTCGACCGTTCCCGGCACGACGGCCTGGTCGACGAGATCCGCCGCGCCGGGGCCGGCATCCGCTTCATCTCCGACGGCGACATCGCCGGTGCGATCGCCGCCGCCCGCGGCGAGTCGGACGTCGACGTGCTGATGGGCATCGGCGGCACCCCGGAGGGCATCACCGCCGCCTGCGCTCTGAAGTGCATGGGCGGGATGATGCAGGCCAAGCTCTGGCCAAAGGACGACGCCGAGCGCGAGAAGGCGGTCGCCGCCGGCCACGACCTGGACCGGGTGCTCACCACCGACGACCTCGTCACCGGCGACAACTGCTTCTTCGTGGCCACCGGCATCACCTCCGGCGACCTGCTGCGCGGCGTGCGGTACCGGGCCGGGGGCGCGTACACCCAGTCGATCGTGATGCGCTCCAAGAGCGGCACCATCCGGGTGATCGACTCGTACCACCGGTTGGAGAAGCTCGCGCTGTACTCCGCGGTGGACTTCGACGGTCGGCCGCTGGACGAACAGGCTTGA